A window of the Bactrocera neohumeralis isolate Rockhampton unplaced genomic scaffold, APGP_CSIRO_Bneo_wtdbg2-racon-allhic-juicebox.fasta_v2 cluster09, whole genome shotgun sequence genome harbors these coding sequences:
- the LOC126764690 gene encoding uncharacterized protein LOC126764690, protein MPQTIYSDNATNFVCADRKLRELKEAFLSQSPEVMEFADEEGFKFAFIPPRTPHFGGLWEAAVKSAKHLAVRAMGNVLLTAEEQGTLLAEVEAILNSRPLAPISQEPTTAKH, encoded by the coding sequence ATGCCACAGACGATATATAGCGACAACGCAACGAACTTCGTCTGCGCCGATCGCAAGTTGCGCGAACTCAAAGAGGCGTTTCTGTCCCAGTCTCCGGAAGTAATGGAATTCGCCGACGAAGAAGGGTTCAAATTCGCCTTTATACCACCGAGGacgccgcacttcggcgggtTATGGGAGGCGGCagtgaagtccgccaaacacCTCGCCGTGCGCGCAATGGGCAACGTGCTGCTCACCGCCGAAGAGCAAGGAACACTGctggccgaagtggaggccatcctcaacTCGCGGCCCCTCGCACCGATTAGCCAGGAACCAACGACGGCGAAGCATTGA